In Deinococcus aquaedulcis, one genomic interval encodes:
- a CDS encoding J domain-containing protein, with product MNYFQHITTADELKTLYRQLCKTHHPDKGGSTAQMQEINTQYEATMKRLLSEKPDDVYGEGKFYRSREQETEVEAAVRAAVEAVAHLDGIELEIIGAWVWLSGDTKPHKDTIKGAGYWWMHKKGMWAFKGKPSNGRGNTTMEEMRERYGSERVNTGPRRLPAA from the coding sequence GTGAACTACTTCCAGCACATCACCACCGCCGACGAACTCAAAACCCTGTACCGCCAGCTGTGCAAGACCCACCACCCCGACAAGGGCGGCTCGACAGCGCAGATGCAGGAGATCAACACCCAGTACGAGGCGACCATGAAGCGCCTGCTGAGCGAGAAGCCTGACGATGTGTATGGCGAGGGCAAGTTCTACCGCAGCCGTGAGCAGGAAACCGAAGTGGAAGCCGCCGTGCGCGCCGCTGTTGAAGCTGTGGCCCATCTGGACGGGATCGAGCTGGAAATCATCGGCGCGTGGGTGTGGCTGAGCGGCGACACCAAGCCCCACAAGGACACGATCAAGGGCGCCGGCTACTGGTGGATGCACAAGAAGGGCATGTGGGCCTTCAAAGGCAAGCCCAGCAACGGGCGAGGCAACACCACGATGGAGGAAATGCGCGAGCGGTACGGCTCAGAGCGCGTGAACACTGGCCCCCGCCGCCTGCCCGCCGCTTAA
- a CDS encoding IS5 family transposase: MPPLVGLGRPYLAHRPVISGIVWVLRTGAPWRDVPERFGKWTTVASRFRRWTAKGIWQTIWATLQREADLQEQLDWSMHFVDGTVVRAHQCAAGARGGQEGEALGRSRGGFGTKIHVRAEGKGKPMAFVLSGGERHESKFLQALLEQGAVVRAGRGRPRIRPDRVVGDKGYSYTTVRTYLHRRGIRITIPRRKDQGPNLCFDRIVYKERNKVERLVGRLKHFRRIATRYDKRALSYQSWLTIAAILLWL; encoded by the coding sequence CTGCCGCCCCTGGTCGGTCTGGGGCGACCTTACCTGGCTCATCGTCCGGTGATCAGTGGCATCGTGTGGGTCCTGCGTACGGGGGCCCCCTGGCGTGACGTTCCAGAACGATTCGGCAAATGGACGACTGTGGCCAGTCGCTTTCGTCGCTGGACCGCAAAAGGCATCTGGCAGACGATCTGGGCAACTCTGCAACGTGAGGCTGACCTGCAAGAGCAGCTCGACTGGTCCATGCATTTTGTGGATGGCACGGTGGTTCGAGCCCATCAATGTGCGGCCGGCGCGCGTGGAGGTCAGGAAGGCGAAGCGCTGGGACGCTCACGAGGCGGGTTCGGCACGAAGATTCACGTGCGTGCCGAAGGGAAGGGTAAACCCATGGCCTTCGTGCTTAGCGGCGGAGAGCGCCACGAGTCGAAGTTCCTGCAGGCCCTCCTGGAACAAGGTGCTGTTGTTCGTGCTGGCCGTGGACGCCCCAGGATTCGGCCTGATCGCGTGGTGGGGGACAAAGGCTACAGCTACACGACTGTTCGTACATATCTGCACAGGCGTGGCATTCGAATCACCATTCCCAGGCGGAAGGACCAAGGGCCGAATCTCTGCTTTGACCGTATCGTGTATAAGGAACGCAACAAAGTCGAGCGCTTGGTTGGACGCCTCAAACACTTTCGTCGGATCGCGACTCGCTACGATAAGAGAGCGCTGAGTTACCAAAGCTGGTTGACCATAGCTGCCATCCTGCTCTGGCTATGA
- a CDS encoding IS701 family transposase — protein sequence MTSAQDHALSLRRFLRPFQRVLGHARRRKWCPMYLRGLMAPLERKSLQPLAEHVAPGQYAQLHHFVTVSPWQDDQMGAVLARQAQRLVGGHDAVLIVDDTAFPKQGTGSVGVARQYCGVLGKVANCQVLVSLTLARNDIPVPLALRLFLPQAWTDDPQRCVAAGVPQGHRQFLTKKALALQEIDRVRQHGVTFKVVVADAGYGNSAAFRGALTARGLTWAVGVPGAQKVYSTKVGMLTERRSKTGRLLVPVPDEPRKSVAQVLHDLPPHKWVSRTWRKGTKGPLRARFAVLRVRVADGGELHDGSHLPGDEVWLVVERRPSGERKYYLTNHPANTAKIELIRDIKARWSCEQVHQQLKEELGLDHFEGRSWRGLHHHVLLCMMAMAFLQALRLPLGRRHLSTLPQTRKQVVSWLMKPQPHSSGRSPPPSRVKKLVHHT from the coding sequence ATGACCTCTGCTCAGGACCATGCCTTGTCCCTGCGGCGCTTCCTGCGTCCCTTTCAGCGCGTGCTGGGACACGCTCGCCGCCGAAAGTGGTGTCCCATGTACCTGCGCGGCTTGATGGCCCCGCTGGAACGCAAAAGTCTGCAACCACTCGCCGAACACGTTGCCCCTGGCCAGTACGCGCAGCTGCACCATTTTGTGACGGTGAGTCCCTGGCAGGATGATCAGATGGGGGCCGTCCTCGCGCGACAGGCGCAGCGGTTGGTCGGGGGCCACGACGCCGTGTTGATCGTGGATGACACCGCGTTCCCGAAGCAAGGCACCGGCAGTGTCGGGGTCGCCCGGCAGTATTGCGGTGTGCTGGGCAAGGTGGCCAACTGTCAGGTCTTGGTCTCGCTGACGCTCGCAAGAAACGACATCCCTGTGCCTTTGGCGTTACGGTTGTTCCTCCCCCAGGCATGGACGGATGACCCTCAGCGCTGTGTTGCGGCCGGTGTCCCACAGGGACACCGGCAGTTTCTGACCAAGAAGGCGTTGGCCTTGCAGGAGATTGACCGCGTCCGGCAGCACGGTGTGACGTTCAAAGTGGTCGTCGCAGATGCTGGCTATGGGAACAGCGCTGCGTTTCGTGGAGCACTCACGGCTCGGGGACTGACCTGGGCCGTTGGGGTTCCAGGCGCGCAAAAGGTGTACTCCACGAAGGTCGGGATGCTGACGGAGCGGAGATCCAAGACGGGCCGACTCCTGGTGCCCGTCCCCGACGAGCCACGCAAAAGCGTGGCTCAGGTTTTGCATGATTTGCCGCCGCACAAATGGGTGTCCCGAACTTGGCGCAAGGGCACGAAGGGACCGCTGCGCGCCCGTTTTGCCGTTCTGCGCGTCCGGGTTGCCGACGGAGGGGAACTTCATGACGGGTCCCATCTTCCAGGTGATGAAGTCTGGCTCGTCGTTGAACGTCGGCCCAGCGGGGAACGGAAGTATTACCTCACGAATCACCCCGCCAACACGGCAAAAATCGAATTGATCCGCGACATCAAGGCTCGGTGGTCCTGCGAACAGGTCCATCAACAACTCAAAGAGGAGTTGGGGCTCGATCACTTTGAGGGCCGTTCCTGGCGGGGTCTTCACCATCATGTGTTGCTCTGCATGATGGCCATGGCGTTCCTCCAGGCGCTGCGATTGCCCCTCGGAAGAAGACACCTGAGCACACTGCCGCAGACACGCAAACAAGTGGTTTCCTGGCTGATGAAGCCTCAACCTCACTCTTCAGGCCGGAGCCCGCCTCCTTCTCGCGTAAAAAAGTTGGTGCATCACACGTGA